Proteins from one Acidobacteriota bacterium genomic window:
- a CDS encoding DEAD/DEAH box helicase: MGFTLRFDRGTLLLEGSTDLPASVTGLFRFDPRVDAFRASCEQYREIVEKLGPDLDANRAPRYQRLKLSPLLSFEPYPHQTAALEAWTKAGRRGLVVLPTGAGKSLIGMQALASCGRSGMVIVPTIDLMHQWFALLKAAFPETEVGLLGGGYHDASPLLVSTYDSAARQMERLGNQYGVLIADEVHHLPSEFYRSIAEFSLAPYRLGLTATLERSDMRHRDLFNLIGPLVYHCDPEDLAGDVLAPYQIKRLYVELTSTEREAYTAAQRQRDAFLDANNISLKQLDGWSRFVMVSSRTIEGRQAMHAHQELRRLSHAAPAKLRALELILAEHPQEKAVVFTEDNATVYELSKKFLIPCITHQTPIKERHHILTQFRNGTYRTLATSKALNEGVDVPDASIGVILSGSAVRREFVQRLGRILRRVEGKKAVLYEVITRQTREEGVAARRMKNEEQVVSG; the protein is encoded by the coding sequence ATGGGTTTTACACTTCGGTTTGATCGAGGAACATTATTACTTGAGGGGAGCACTGACCTTCCAGCTTCGGTGACAGGTCTGTTTCGATTTGACCCACGCGTTGACGCGTTTCGAGCCTCCTGTGAGCAGTATCGGGAAATTGTCGAAAAATTGGGACCGGACCTGGATGCCAATCGAGCACCACGATACCAGCGGTTAAAGCTTTCTCCATTACTTTCATTTGAACCATATCCTCACCAAACGGCGGCGCTCGAAGCCTGGACCAAAGCTGGTCGCCGTGGGCTGGTGGTGCTGCCGACGGGTGCGGGAAAAAGCCTGATCGGAATGCAGGCTCTGGCAAGCTGTGGCCGAAGCGGCATGGTGATTGTCCCGACAATTGACCTGATGCACCAGTGGTTTGCCTTGCTCAAAGCGGCCTTCCCGGAAACCGAAGTTGGGTTGCTCGGAGGCGGCTATCACGATGCGAGCCCGCTGCTGGTATCCACCTACGACTCAGCCGCCCGCCAGATGGAACGGCTTGGAAATCAGTATGGCGTCCTGATTGCTGATGAAGTCCATCACCTACCATCTGAGTTTTACCGAAGCATCGCTGAATTTTCGCTCGCCCCCTATCGGCTCGGGCTGACTGCGACGCTGGAACGCAGCGATATGCGCCACCGGGATTTATTCAACCTGATTGGACCGCTGGTCTATCACTGTGACCCGGAAGATCTGGCCGGAGATGTACTGGCTCCCTACCAGATCAAACGACTGTATGTGGAACTCACCAGTACTGAACGGGAAGCGTACACGGCGGCCCAGCGCCAACGGGATGCCTTCCTCGATGCCAACAACATCTCACTGAAGCAACTCGATGGATGGAGTCGGTTTGTGATGGTTTCTTCCCGGACCATCGAAGGCCGCCAGGCAATGCACGCTCATCAGGAACTTCGGCGGCTCTCGCACGCCGCCCCAGCCAAACTGAGGGCACTGGAATTGATTCTGGCCGAACATCCACAGGAAAAAGCCGTCGTTTTTACCGAAGACAACGCCACCGTGTATGAACTTTCCAAAAAATTCCTGATTCCCTGCATTACCCACCAGACACCAATTAAAGAGCGCCACCACATTTTGACCCAGTTTCGAAATGGAACCTACCGAACCCTGGCTACCAGCAAAGCTTTAAATGAAGGTGTGGACGTGCCAGATGCCTCAATCGGTGTCATTTTATCGGGCAGTGCCGTTCGTCGAGAGTTTGTCCAGCG